In Thermoanaerobaculia bacterium, the genomic stretch TCCTTCGGCCGGGTGGAATCGATCCTCGAGCGCTTCGTGAGCTTCGAGACCGAGATCTCGGTCGTCGTCGCGCGGGCGCTCGACGGAACGGTTTCCGACTTCGGGGCGATCGAGAACGAGCATCGGAATCACATTCTCGACGTTTCGCGCGCGCCCGCCGCGGTCGAGAAGCGGGTCGCCGACGAGGCGATCCGGATCGGACGCGCGATCGCGGAGCGGCTCGACGTCGTCGGCGTCATCTGCATCGAGTTCTTCGTCGATCGCGGCGGGCGGCTCCTCGTCAACGAGCTGGCGCCGCGTCCGCACAACTCGGGGCATCTGACGATCGACGCGTGCGTGACGAGCCAGTTCGAGCAGCAGCTCCGCGCGGTCTGCGGGCTGGCGCTCGGCTCTTCGGAATACGTTCGACCGGCCGCGATGGCGAACCTCCTCGGCGATCTGTGGGCGGAGGGCGAGCCGGACTGGGAAGCG encodes the following:
- a CDS encoding ATP-grasp domain-containing protein — translated: SFGRVESILERFVSFETEISVVVARALDGTVSDFGAIENEHRNHILDVSRAPAAVEKRVADEAIRIGRAIAERLDVVGVICIEFFVDRGGRLLVNELAPRPHNSGHLTIDACVTSQFEQQLRAVCGLALGSSEYVRPAAMANLLGDLWAEGEPDWEAVCAIPDVKLHLYGKNAARPGRKMGHLTAAAATAEEAREKVLRARAVLSGNAERPAASGETRVLHGAARRTS